Genomic window (Musa acuminata AAA Group cultivar baxijiao chromosome BXJ1-9, Cavendish_Baxijiao_AAA, whole genome shotgun sequence):
TACGACGCCGAGGACGTGATGGAGGAGTTCAATTACCAGCTCCGGAGCACGGTTGATGCTGCCAACCCACCTCTTTCGGCCCCTCCTGTCGCCGACGTGGCTCCTTTGGTACTCATCGCCCTGGCTGTGGGGTTGAAGGGACTAAGGGAGAGATTTCAGGAGATATCGAGGGTAAGGGAAGTCGTTCAAGCGTGTGAGGAAGGTGGAGCGAAGCGTGCCGATACCCGATGTTGGCGGCCGACCGGCGGCCTCATGGATGGCGAATCCCCTGTGTTTGGCAGGGATAAAGATAAGGAGGAGATATTGAAGCAGCTGCTGCTGCCGTCGACTGATGGGGAGTCGAATGCCGCGAAGTTGACCGTGCTCCCCATCGTTGGGATGGCAGGACTAGGGAAGACAACCCTTGCACAACTGATCTACAACGATGATCAAACGAAGCATTTTGAGGTGAGAATGTGGATCCATGTCTCCCAAGACTTCGATGTGATCAAGCTGACAAGGGCAATGGTGGAGTGCGCGACAGGAGAGCCTTGCCTTCTCTCGGAGCTGTATCTGCTCCAACCCGAACTGGAGGAGAAAGTAGCAGGGAAGTGCTTCTTTCTGGTGTTGGATGATGTATGGGACGACAGCGGAAGCCACTGGGAGAACCTGCGAATCCCTTTGCTTTCGGCACACAAAGAAAGTAAAGTTCTACTGACCACCAGGAGTCACAGTGTTGCAAAGTCCATGGGCACAATGCCTTCCTACAATCTGGAGCCTCTTAAGGATGATGACTGCTGGTCATTGTTCTGCGAAAAAGCATTCCATGGCCAAACACAAGATAAATGCCTGGTAAAAATCGGCAAGAAAATTGTCCAAAAGTGCAAAGGTTTGCCTCTTACCTTGAAAGTGCTTGGATTGCTTTTACGGGGTGAAGAACATGAGTATAGATGGTCTGAGATCTTAGAGAGTAATATGTGGGATCTTAGTGGATGCCAAGACAGCATCGTACCCATCCTCATGCTGAGCTACCTACAATTGCCGACACCAATAAAGCAATGTTTTAATTATTGCTCGATATTTGGAAAAGGGCACCAGTTTTTGAGGCAGAAGACTGTCCGAATGTGGATCGCACAAGATTTCATTGAGACTGATGGAAGAAGAAAGGTAGAGGATGTTGGTTGTGAATATTTTGATGTTCTGCTCTCACGATCTTTCTTCCAGCACAGCAAACAAGATGGATACTTTGTCATGCATGACCTTGTTCATGATCTTTCTGTATCTATTTCCGAAGGCGAGTGTTGTGGGATGGAGGTACACAGGGAACACAATTTCCCTAGAGGTGTTCGGCATTCTTCATTGACCTTTTGTTTTACTTCCACTGAAGCAGACTTTCGACCCCTTTTTGCAGCCAAATCATTGCGGACATTGTTCTTGAACTATACTTCAGGGACTTTGGTCAAGCCTTTAATGCATCACCGACTTGCTAATGTCCTGAATGATTTGTTCATAAAGTTGAAATATCTACGAGTTCTATTTTTGGATTGTACATTTTCTCCTAGGTTACCTGATTCTGTTGGCAACTTAAAATTTCTCCGCTATCTTGGTGTTGTGAGTGCGAATTTGAAAAGCTTTCCACAGTCAATATGTGCCCTCGAGAACCTCCAGACGTTAGAATGGGATAGCGTAGAGAAAATCATGCTTCCTCAAGGCACATCAAACTTGATTAACCTAAGATGTCTTGATGGTCCATATTGTGCAGCATTTCCAGAGGGAATCGGAAGATTAACGAAACTTCAACAGTTGCCAGAATTTCATGTGCCCAACAGACATGGTTATGCAGGGATGGCAGAACTCAAAGATCTAGCAGATCTCCAAGGAGAACTTAAGATACTGAATTTGGAAAATGTTACTTATCTGGAAGATGCAATGAAGGCTAATTTGAAAGGCAAACCAGATCTAACCACTCTGGACCTGCGATGGAGTAAGGATAGTGGATATCGGAATAATGCTTCTGTGGTCCTTCAGTGTCTCCAGCCCCACACTAATATACAAGAAGTCAGGATACATGAATACAAGCATGATCACCTATCAGAATGGCTCTGTCATCCTTCATACTGCAAATTAGTCACCATTAGACTCCAGAGTTGTATGCTTTCGGCTCTGCCATCATTTGGACAACTCTTATCCCTCAAGCATCTCTCTTTGGAATACATTAGAGGACTGGAGTATATTGGCCCTGCATTTTTTTGTGGCGGATTTCCATCACTTAAGATACTTAAACTGAATAGGATTGAACATTTAGTAGAATGGTCTGGGGCTGAACAAGGTCACCTCCCCCAACTTATTGAACTTGTAGTTGTAAATTGTCAGTTTCTGGAGCGCCTTCCACTGAACAACTTGACTGCTTTACAAATACTTTGGATCTCATATTGTTCAAATCTCCAAACATTATATTATGAGAGCTCTCCCCATTTCACTGGCATACAACAACATGGATCCATTAAGCATCTTCAGATTGTTGGATGTCCCAAGCTCAAGTTCTTACCAGAGTATCAAATTCCAGCAAGCCTTCGATTCCTTGAGGTGAGCAGGTCTTCCTTGCTGATAAATTGGTGCCACAAAAATCTCGGCAAGTTGCTGCATGTCCAAAAAATACGAGGTATGTTTACGATATACTTTACTTTGAATAATCTACTTGAACAATATGTCAACAATCACTCTGTGCCTGTTAATTCTCTTTCCAGTTAGCtccccttctcttttcataacttTTGGTGCTACAAGAAATCCAATTCTTTTCTTCATGCTCGGTCTAACCCCCTCTAATAAGCTTTGCTTTCCAAATTCTTATAGTTGATGTAAATCTAAATTACATGTAGTCTTCTTTTACCTGAAATTACAAAATATAATGTCTTAGACTGTCTTCAACAACAATCTTGGCCATCCATCTTTTCAGAAATAAAATGATGTACAGAAGCATGTACAGGACTAGATGAATACAAACATAGAAAGTCCCCACAGCTATTGGAGGATACCAGGCCATAAATTCTCCATTGTGCTGGTTAGGTCCAGCATAAATTATTTCTATTGCTCTCGACATCAGTTTTTTTGGGAATAAAGTGGATCGCTCCACCTTTATTATAATCTTGACATTGGTTGCCTTCAATATTAGAAGACTTATTTAGTCTAAAAATCCTAATCACCTAAGGAGCAATTATGAACCTTGAAGCTCTTCCAATTGGAGGAACTTATTTTTGCTTGGGTAATGCACAATTGGCGTTCAGCTTATTTTTGTTGTGTCTAAATACACAGTGAGAGTAGTACTGGTCTGCTCATACTATCAAGATTACCAATGTCACAACTCAGAAATGATAAATATGTATTTTGAATATGCATATCAGCACTATGTTACTAGAAATGTATAGCTTTTGTGTTCTTGTTCCTAATAAACATATGTAAAATTTTAAATTGTATATGCTAAAATAAAGTGAGTTATGTAATGTGACCATGGGAGTTAATATGATTCTGCTAAACTTG
Coding sequences:
- the LOC103997635 gene encoding disease resistance protein RGA2, producing MAVAIIARVLNLVDSLGAFIRGSNALPPCIPELREDIAELQRTLTSIRSAVHGAEEKQATDESAKRWLAQLRASAYDAEDVMEEFNYQLRSTVDAANPPLSAPPVADVAPLVLIALAVGLKGLRERFQEISRVREVVQACEEGGAKRADTRCWRPTGGLMDGESPVFGRDKDKEEILKQLLLPSTDGESNAAKLTVLPIVGMAGLGKTTLAQLIYNDDQTKHFEVRMWIHVSQDFDVIKLTRAMVECATGEPCLLSELYLLQPELEEKVAGKCFFLVLDDVWDDSGSHWENLRIPLLSAHKESKVLLTTRSHSVAKSMGTMPSYNLEPLKDDDCWSLFCEKAFHGQTQDKCLVKIGKKIVQKCKGLPLTLKVLGLLLRGEEHEYRWSEILESNMWDLSGCQDSIVPILMLSYLQLPTPIKQCFNYCSIFGKGHQFLRQKTVRMWIAQDFIETDGRRKVEDVGCEYFDVLLSRSFFQHSKQDGYFVMHDLVHDLSVSISEGECCGMEVHREHNFPRGVRHSSLTFCFTSTEADFRPLFAAKSLRTLFLNYTSGTLVKPLMHHRLANVLNDLFIKLKYLRVLFLDCTFSPRLPDSVGNLKFLRYLGVVSANLKSFPQSICALENLQTLEWDSVEKIMLPQGTSNLINLRCLDGPYCAAFPEGIGRLTKLQQLPEFHVPNRHGYAGMAELKDLADLQGELKILNLENVTYLEDAMKANLKGKPDLTTLDLRWSKDSGYRNNASVVLQCLQPHTNIQEVRIHEYKHDHLSEWLCHPSYCKLVTIRLQSCMLSALPSFGQLLSLKHLSLEYIRGLEYIGPAFFCGGFPSLKILKLNRIEHLVEWSGAEQGHLPQLIELVVVNCQFLERLPLNNLTALQILWISYCSNLQTLYYESSPHFTGIQQHGSIKHLQIVGCPKLKFLPEYQIPASLRFLEVSRSSLLINWCHKNLGKLLHVQKIRGLDSMEVILNDIFTVEEARNACLNRQRIYMLHLEWEPSLDSTGCTYDEANEVLECLQPNATLNRLAIRGYNGSSFAGWLSSPSFFNLVNIRLESCPECMVLPALGQLQYLMELYLERLHGIKSIGLEFYGNDTTKGFPSLRRLELMSMAGLEVWQGASDGEFPTLRQLIVRDCIKLRGLPCLSPSMQEIKVENCPELILDLSSNLSSLLNLHVSNISVMKELRKLSYLSVLVVEKCMSDTLAELPTLRDLVVSGCNERMLLDSLPGLTALTTLKISCLTNLESLPLHNFRILEELVISECPKLISIECFSTFSYEPYYVDGLLSLSFLKHMTITACPELYFSASEQLPPTLQSIRISGCRLLRIWYQRYSSRFDVSGIVFYD